From the Vibrio algarum genome, one window contains:
- a CDS encoding GNAT family N-acetyltransferase has product MDIAIDNLESGDVIELLQEHMQDMLATSPPESVHALNVEALKNPEITFFSSREDNQLLGCVAIKELSANHAELKSMRTVSRSRNSGVGSKLLEHVLTVAKHRGYKKISLETGSMDFFRPARSLYKKFGFSYCKPFGDYEYDPNSKFMEINLS; this is encoded by the coding sequence ATGGACATTGCTATCGATAATCTAGAAAGCGGTGATGTTATCGAGCTCTTACAAGAGCACATGCAAGATATGCTCGCTACATCTCCTCCTGAAAGCGTGCATGCTCTAAATGTAGAGGCGCTTAAAAACCCTGAAATTACGTTTTTTAGCAGTAGGGAAGATAATCAGTTACTTGGCTGCGTTGCGATAAAAGAGCTTTCAGCTAATCATGCTGAGTTAAAATCGATGCGAACGGTGTCTAGATCTCGAAACAGTGGCGTGGGTTCTAAACTGTTAGAACACGTCCTTACAGTTGCAAAGCATCGAGGTTATAAAAAAATTAGTTTAGAGACCGGATCGATGGATTTCTTTAGGCCCGCAAGGTCGCTTTATAAGAAGTTTGGATTTAGTTATTGTAAGCCTTTTGGAGATTATGAGTACGATCCAAATAGCAAATTCATGGAAATTAATCTGTCTTAA
- a CDS encoding M14 family metallopeptidase yields MNDFYPIGMKGQKWGQKEKAEWLAQVSVQRSYQEEVVSKIIALADRFLVDQYGLLQYGDKSFPLYVLKTMEWDPSKPTVLITGGVHGYETSGVQGALLFLETEAHRYQNSFNLLAIPCVSPWGYEVINRWNALALDPNRSFYPDSPAPESANLLKLVDKYNQSILVHFDLHETTDSDESEFRRALAAREGEEYIPGEIPDGFYTVGDTDNPQSEFQKAVIQSVGRVTHIAEADSKGEIIGSPLEQKGVINYPMKKLGLCGGITNSQYSTTTEVYPDSVKVTDDDCNKAQVAAIIGGLDYVVDRMINNELS; encoded by the coding sequence ATGAACGATTTTTATCCTATTGGAATGAAAGGCCAGAAATGGGGCCAAAAAGAGAAGGCGGAATGGCTTGCACAAGTGAGCGTTCAGCGCAGTTACCAAGAAGAAGTGGTGAGTAAAATAATTGCTTTGGCGGATCGCTTCTTAGTCGACCAATATGGCTTGCTGCAATACGGTGATAAATCATTCCCTCTCTATGTTTTAAAAACTATGGAGTGGGATCCGAGTAAACCTACGGTTTTAATTACAGGCGGTGTTCATGGATATGAGACGAGTGGTGTTCAAGGGGCGCTATTGTTCCTAGAAACTGAGGCTCATCGTTATCAAAATAGCTTTAATCTTCTGGCTATTCCATGTGTGAGTCCATGGGGTTATGAAGTAATCAATCGCTGGAACGCCTTAGCGCTTGATCCTAATCGCTCGTTCTATCCCGATAGCCCTGCGCCAGAGTCGGCAAATTTGCTAAAGCTTGTAGATAAATACAACCAATCGATATTGGTACATTTTGACCTCCATGAAACCACAGATAGTGACGAATCTGAATTTCGACGAGCGTTAGCTGCGCGAGAAGGCGAAGAGTATATCCCTGGAGAGATTCCGGATGGTTTTTATACTGTGGGTGATACAGACAACCCGCAATCGGAGTTTCAAAAAGCGGTTATCCAATCGGTTGGTCGAGTGACTCATATTGCTGAGGCGGATAGTAAAGGCGAAATAATTGGTTCACCATTGGAACAAAAGGGTGTGATTAACTACCCAATGAAAAAACTAGGTTTGTGCGGTGGTATTACGAATAGCCAGTATTCAACAACCACAGAGGTATACCCTGATAGTGTAAAAGTGACAGATGATGATTGTAATAAGGCTCAAGTAGCGGCGATAATCGGTGGATTAGATTATGTGGTCGACCGGATGATCAATAATGAATTATCTTAG
- a CDS encoding NapC/NirT family cytochrome c, with protein MRFILFLTIGVVIGWITLGGTASILHSTSNTTFCLSCHSMQIPYEEYQGSKHFNNAKGIRAECSDCHIPTDPIDYMITKIKASKDIYHEFITGKIDSEEKYEQHRLAMAEAVWDQMRDNDSATCRSCHDFTAMDPYEQSDSAVTMHKFGSENNQTCIDCHKGVAHFAPEAEMDNEAYSQLIDLTAKTLANDTSVYPIDFISIGDLGNINPTVELSLISNDSGLRTVQISGYQMQGAERVLYMDKGQRAVIATLSSKGQSELNVGQYQEDDYGNFWRSATLTAKTDAPLLNTIQPIWDYAKELDNVYCATCHAIIQPHHFTVNAWGPVAKGMGERTDISELNLEILTKYFQSHAKDVVGH; from the coding sequence ATTCGTTTCATTTTATTTCTTACAATCGGGGTAGTTATTGGTTGGATAACTCTAGGGGGAACAGCTTCTATTCTACACTCCACATCTAACACTACTTTCTGTTTATCTTGTCACTCTATGCAAATCCCTTATGAAGAATATCAAGGATCCAAGCATTTCAACAATGCAAAAGGGATTCGGGCTGAATGTTCTGATTGTCATATACCAACTGATCCTATCGATTATATGATCACAAAAATTAAAGCATCGAAAGATATTTACCATGAATTTATTACCGGAAAAATAGACTCAGAAGAGAAGTACGAGCAACATCGATTAGCTATGGCGGAAGCTGTATGGGATCAAATGCGAGATAACGACTCTGCTACCTGTCGTTCCTGCCATGATTTTACTGCCATGGATCCGTATGAACAATCTGACAGTGCTGTAACCATGCACAAGTTCGGTAGCGAAAACAACCAAACGTGCATCGACTGTCATAAAGGTGTAGCACATTTCGCACCAGAAGCAGAAATGGACAATGAAGCCTACAGCCAACTAATTGACTTAACCGCTAAAACGTTAGCTAACGATACGTCCGTATACCCCATTGATTTCATTTCGATTGGTGACCTTGGCAACATAAACCCTACAGTAGAACTTAGTCTTATTTCAAACGATTCGGGTTTAAGAACGGTACAAATATCGGGTTATCAAATGCAAGGTGCAGAGCGAGTGCTTTATATGGACAAGGGCCAACGAGCAGTTATTGCGACCCTTTCATCAAAAGGGCAATCAGAACTCAATGTTGGTCAATATCAAGAAGATGATTATGGCAACTTCTGGCGAAGCGCAACGTTAACCGCAAAAACGGACGCACCTTTACTGAACACTATTCAGCCGATATGGGACTACGCAAAAGAGCTCGATAATGTCTATTGCGCTACCTGCCACGCCATTATTCAACCTCACCATTTTACAGTCAATGCATGGGGCCCTGTTGCAAAAGGCATGGGAGAAAGAACCGATATATCTGAACTTAACCTAGAAATACTCACTAAATATTTTCAAAGCCACGCCAAAGATGTGGTTGGACATTAA
- a CDS encoding NAD-dependent malic enzyme gives MNNKSQRPLYIPYAGRALLEAPLLNKGNAFNKDERALFNLDGLLPEAIESIEEQVERAYLQYQSFESDMDKHIYLRNIQDTNETLFYRLVENHITEMMPIIYTPTVGAACENFSNIYRRARGLIISYPNREHIEDMLNNASRNNVKVIVVTDGERILGLGDQGIGGMGIPIGKLSLYTACGGISPAYCLPVVLDVGTNNPQRLSDPMYMGWRHPRVSKQDYNAFVDNFIQAVKSRWPEALIQFEDFAQKNAMPLLERYKDEVCCFNDDIQGTAAVSVGSLLAACKAAKSKLSEQRIAFLGAGSAGCGIAEAIIAQMVSEGISDEQARSQVFMVDRWGILTDDMPNLLDFQKKLVQKREILNDWETEGNDVSLFEVMKNGKPTVLIGVSGAPGLFSEDIITEMHKHCKRPIVFPLSNPTSRVEALPEDILRWTNGEALVATGSPFDPVVIDNKTYPIAQCNNSYIFPGIGLGVLSARARRVTDEMLMESSRALAECSPLAIHGSGALLPPLEEIRDVSVKIAFAVAKKAMEQGVASQRTDERIMQKIKENFWTPDYRPYKRSSF, from the coding sequence ATGAATAACAAAAGCCAACGCCCTCTCTACATCCCTTATGCTGGTCGTGCTCTACTAGAAGCACCTTTGCTCAATAAAGGTAACGCATTTAATAAAGACGAACGTGCTCTGTTTAATCTTGATGGTTTACTCCCTGAAGCGATTGAATCGATCGAAGAACAAGTAGAACGTGCTTACTTACAATATCAGAGCTTCGAATCTGATATGGACAAGCATATCTATTTACGAAATATTCAAGACACAAACGAGACTCTTTTTTACCGTCTCGTAGAGAACCACATTACCGAGATGATGCCTATTATCTACACACCTACGGTTGGTGCGGCATGCGAAAACTTCTCTAATATTTATCGCCGTGCTCGTGGACTCATCATCTCGTACCCGAACCGCGAACATATTGAAGACATGCTTAACAATGCTTCCCGTAACAACGTCAAAGTCATTGTGGTTACCGATGGTGAACGTATTCTCGGTTTAGGGGATCAAGGTATTGGTGGCATGGGTATCCCAATCGGTAAGTTATCTCTCTACACGGCATGTGGTGGGATCAGTCCAGCCTATTGCTTGCCCGTTGTGCTTGATGTTGGCACAAACAACCCGCAACGACTTTCAGATCCAATGTATATGGGCTGGCGTCACCCGCGAGTAAGTAAACAAGACTATAACGCGTTTGTTGACAATTTTATTCAGGCAGTAAAAAGCAGATGGCCAGAAGCGTTAATTCAGTTTGAAGATTTTGCTCAAAAAAATGCTATGCCTCTGCTTGAACGGTACAAAGATGAAGTCTGTTGCTTCAATGATGATATTCAAGGTACTGCGGCTGTTTCTGTGGGCTCACTTTTGGCGGCATGTAAAGCGGCTAAATCTAAGTTAAGTGAACAACGTATCGCCTTTTTGGGCGCTGGGTCTGCTGGTTGCGGTATCGCCGAAGCTATCATTGCTCAAATGGTATCTGAAGGGATCAGCGATGAGCAAGCTCGCTCGCAAGTATTTATGGTCGACCGTTGGGGTATTTTAACGGACGATATGCCAAACCTTTTAGATTTCCAGAAAAAACTCGTTCAGAAACGTGAAATCCTCAATGACTGGGAAACAGAAGGTAATGACGTTTCACTCTTTGAAGTGATGAAGAACGGAAAACCAACCGTGCTTATTGGTGTATCTGGTGCTCCTGGCCTATTTAGCGAAGACATCATTACTGAGATGCATAAGCACTGTAAACGTCCTATTGTTTTCCCATTATCAAACCCGACAAGCCGAGTTGAAGCCTTACCAGAAGATATTTTGCGATGGACAAACGGAGAAGCACTTGTCGCAACGGGCAGCCCATTTGACCCTGTTGTTATCGATAATAAAACCTACCCAATTGCGCAGTGTAACAATAGCTATATATTCCCGGGAATTGGATTAGGTGTATTATCAGCACGTGCTCGACGCGTAACTGACGAAATGCTTATGGAATCAAGCCGCGCTTTAGCAGAATGTTCGCCACTTGCGATCCATGGAAGTGGCGCTCTGTTACCGCCTCTAGAAGAGATTAGGGACGTTTCAGTTAAGATAGCCTTTGCTGTTGCTAAAAAAGCTATGGAGCAAGGTGTCGCTTCTCAGCGCACTGATGAAAGAATAATGCAAAAAATTAAAGAAAACTTCTGGACACCAGATTACCGCCCATATAAACGTTCTTCGTTCTAA
- a CDS encoding AraC family transcriptional regulator: MGLIYTLDTHLKHPHLKFAISYGTHCHDFPSHSHDFSELFIVVKGTATHTVSNYHYPLTQGDVFVINGQVEHGFSDVDKLVLMNLMFESQTPIFESPALKLLPGYQALFNIEPVARQKADYTAKLNLNNEQYAEVEKLIRAIDNEYQRAHTGFETMLNAQLQQLIITLSRFYQGDNIQMNSSTMILSRALVYLEEHFRRDDLRTDQVASASFISVRQLERLFRVYLQTSPNQYLKDKRLQFAYEALLGYPQLSIQQIADKSGYSDSNYFSKCFKQKYGQNPRQYRKMPNK, encoded by the coding sequence ATGGGTTTAATTTACACGTTAGACACACATTTAAAACACCCTCACCTGAAGTTCGCCATCAGTTATGGTACACATTGTCATGATTTCCCATCGCACAGCCATGATTTTTCTGAACTATTTATTGTAGTAAAAGGAACGGCAACCCATACGGTCTCCAACTACCACTACCCATTAACGCAAGGCGATGTTTTTGTCATAAATGGCCAAGTGGAACATGGTTTTAGTGATGTTGATAAGTTGGTCTTAATGAACCTAATGTTTGAGTCTCAAACACCTATTTTTGAATCACCTGCACTTAAGTTACTGCCCGGTTATCAAGCATTATTTAATATTGAACCCGTAGCCAGACAAAAAGCAGACTACACAGCCAAACTTAACCTAAACAATGAACAGTATGCAGAAGTAGAAAAGTTAATAAGAGCAATTGATAATGAATATCAACGAGCACACACTGGTTTTGAAACCATGTTAAACGCTCAACTACAACAACTTATCATTACACTTTCACGATTTTATCAAGGCGACAATATACAGATGAACAGCTCAACTATGATCCTAAGTCGGGCCTTAGTGTATTTAGAAGAGCACTTTCGCCGTGACGATTTGAGAACAGATCAAGTTGCCTCCGCTTCATTTATTAGCGTTCGACAACTTGAAAGGTTGTTTCGGGTTTACTTACAAACTTCTCCTAACCAATATCTAAAAGACAAGAGATTGCAGTTTGCTTACGAAGCTTTGCTAGGTTATCCACAACTCTCTATCCAACAGATTGCGGATAAATCTGGTTATTCGGATAGCAATTATTTCTCCAAATGTTTTAAACAAAAGTATGGTCAAAATCCGAGGCAATATAGGAAAATGCCTAATAAATAA
- a CDS encoding YkgJ family cysteine cluster protein produces the protein MKDCNSCGKCCIKYGDGDISATKDEIDLWELFNPDIFEYVKGNQIWFDPESGERLNKCPFLERVPSDNPDVKSKYTCRIYLDRPEDCRHYPSLISEMVRDECEMIEAIDLEKPKQAQKKLDFLMRDSRPPSYS, from the coding sequence ATGAAAGATTGTAATTCATGTGGTAAATGTTGCATCAAGTATGGTGATGGTGATATCTCAGCAACAAAAGATGAAATAGATTTATGGGAGTTGTTCAACCCAGACATCTTCGAGTACGTCAAAGGCAACCAGATATGGTTCGATCCTGAAAGTGGAGAAAGGCTTAATAAATGCCCATTTCTTGAACGGGTGCCCAGCGATAACCCTGACGTTAAAAGTAAATACACATGCCGTATTTACTTAGATAGACCGGAAGATTGTCGTCATTATCCTAGCCTCATTTCTGAAATGGTGAGAGACGAATGTGAAATGATTGAAGCAATAGACTTGGAGAAACCCAAACAGGCTCAAAAGAAATTGGATTTCTTGATGAGAGACAGTCGTCCTCCAAGCTACTCATAA
- a CDS encoding protein adenylyltransferase SelO, whose product MKLENTYYQLGEAFLQEIEPTPVLQPELFLWNDSLARELTMGSEIESNAALFFSGNEKLNGSIPIALAYAGHQFGGFNPQLGDGRAHLLGEVQLQGGDWVDIQLKGSGQTKFSRRGDGRCAIKPAIREYIMSEAMFALGVPTTRTLAVVTTGEELYRGLSEPGAVVTRVAKSHIRVGTFQYFSAKGDIESLTKLLDYAIERHYPSIDLLNDDRAFTFLDAVIDSQIKTIVHWMRVGFIHGVMNTDNMTISGETIDYGPCAMLGNYHPETVFSSIDENGRYCFGNQPSIMQWNMARLAESLIPLIKGEKDGVIKSLEDRILGITEKYLAAFNQMMNDKLGLLDSKDNRLVDQFLTLLQKDKLDYTQSFIELSHVLSQSDVTVTSVNREWVSKWLSVIKEGDVQESLVLMQKNNPIVIPRNHHVESILEQCKESLLNTSALNYLKVLSSPYIEIEQTMEFQDLPKDNDISYQTFCGT is encoded by the coding sequence GTGAAACTAGAAAATACTTACTATCAGTTAGGCGAAGCATTTCTTCAAGAAATCGAGCCTACCCCCGTTTTGCAACCAGAACTTTTCTTATGGAATGACTCGCTGGCACGTGAGTTAACCATGGGCAGTGAGATAGAGTCTAATGCTGCTTTGTTTTTTTCAGGCAATGAGAAATTAAACGGTTCAATTCCTATCGCGTTAGCTTACGCTGGGCATCAATTCGGTGGATTTAACCCTCAATTGGGTGACGGACGCGCTCATTTACTTGGTGAAGTACAGCTGCAAGGTGGCGATTGGGTTGATATTCAACTCAAAGGCTCAGGTCAAACTAAGTTTTCTCGACGTGGGGATGGTCGCTGCGCGATTAAACCGGCCATTCGAGAATATATCATGAGTGAAGCGATGTTTGCGTTAGGGGTGCCTACAACTCGTACACTGGCCGTTGTAACCACTGGAGAAGAGTTGTATCGAGGGTTATCGGAGCCTGGTGCGGTCGTAACTCGCGTGGCGAAAAGCCATATCAGAGTCGGTACATTTCAATATTTTTCAGCTAAGGGTGACATCGAATCATTAACGAAGCTTCTCGATTACGCGATAGAAAGACATTATCCCTCTATAGATTTACTTAATGATGATCGTGCATTTACTTTTTTAGATGCTGTTATTGATAGCCAAATTAAAACTATTGTGCACTGGATGCGTGTGGGCTTTATTCACGGAGTGATGAATACAGACAATATGACCATATCAGGAGAAACCATTGATTATGGTCCGTGTGCAATGTTAGGGAACTATCATCCTGAGACGGTGTTCAGTTCGATTGATGAGAATGGTCGCTACTGCTTTGGCAATCAGCCTTCAATAATGCAATGGAATATGGCAAGGCTTGCAGAGAGCTTAATACCGTTAATTAAGGGTGAAAAAGATGGGGTGATAAAATCGCTAGAAGACAGGATACTTGGAATTACGGAGAAGTATCTCGCTGCTTTTAATCAAATGATGAATGATAAACTTGGTTTGTTGGATTCAAAAGATAATAGGCTGGTGGATCAGTTTCTTACATTATTGCAAAAGGATAAGCTGGATTATACCCAGTCGTTTATTGAGTTAAGCCATGTTTTAAGTCAAAGTGATGTAACAGTAACGTCCGTAAATAGAGAGTGGGTCTCTAAATGGCTATCCGTCATAAAGGAAGGCGATGTTCAAGAATCATTAGTATTAATGCAAAAAAATAATCCCATTGTTATTCCAAGAAACCATCATGTAGAAAGCATTTTAGAACAGTGTAAAGAGAGCTTACTAAACACTAGCGCACTCAATTACTTAAAAGTCTTGTCATCACCATACATTGAAATTGAACAGACAATGGAATTTCAAGACTTACCAAAAGACAACGATATAAGTTATCAAACATTTTGTGGTACCTAA
- a CDS encoding HAD family hydrolase, which translates to MMKTYLFDWGDTLMVDFPQALGKMCDWQIVEAVEGAKETLAFLSQKTPIYIATNAVDSSEREIQLAFERVGLAQYITGYFCKANLGVGKESSDYFIAILEKLKLGSGQIIMVGDTLDKDILPAQKLGIEVIWFNKEAKPHQCEASITQICELTELCRLFERSE; encoded by the coding sequence ATGATGAAAACCTATCTGTTTGATTGGGGGGATACATTGATGGTCGACTTCCCCCAGGCTCTAGGGAAAATGTGTGACTGGCAGATTGTTGAAGCGGTTGAAGGAGCAAAAGAGACCTTGGCATTTCTCTCACAAAAAACACCTATTTATATCGCTACTAACGCTGTTGATTCGAGTGAAAGGGAGATCCAATTGGCATTCGAACGAGTAGGACTAGCACAATATATTACCGGATATTTTTGCAAAGCTAATTTAGGGGTGGGTAAAGAGTCGTCAGATTATTTTATCGCGATATTGGAAAAACTAAAGTTAGGCAGCGGGCAGATTATTATGGTTGGTGACACTTTAGATAAAGATATATTACCCGCACAAAAACTTGGGATAGAGGTAATTTGGTTTAATAAAGAAGCGAAGCCTCATCAATGCGAGGCTTCGATAACTCAAATTTGTGAATTAACTGAGTTGTGTCGACTATTCGAGCGTAGCGAATGA
- a CDS encoding VF530 family protein, whose protein sequence is MLEEQQNNPLHGLKLEEMVKELVDFYGWDILDTAMRFNCFHTNPSIASSVKYLRKSEWAREKLEAFYLNRYKRMPRPTEAEREIPPRMRTYAVGITPREPMKLTVESILDSQAKAASSYKAAKAAGRKSRR, encoded by the coding sequence ATGTTAGAAGAACAGCAAAACAACCCACTTCATGGCCTAAAATTAGAAGAGATGGTTAAAGAACTCGTTGATTTTTATGGATGGGACATATTAGATACAGCAATGCGGTTTAACTGTTTTCACACCAATCCGTCTATTGCGAGCAGTGTGAAATACCTGCGCAAGTCAGAATGGGCGAGAGAAAAGTTAGAGGCGTTTTATCTAAATCGATATAAAAGAATGCCGAGACCAACTGAAGCAGAAAGAGAAATACCGCCGCGCATGAGAACTTATGCCGTTGGAATTACTCCAAGAGAGCCGATGAAACTCACCGTTGAATCTATTTTGGACTCTCAAGCTAAAGCGGCATCGTCCTATAAAGCAGCCAAAGCAGCAGGAAGAAAGTCTCGTCGATAA
- a CDS encoding ATP-binding cassette domain-containing protein, whose product MSVIQTQQLSFQLDTGEWLIRDLNVNISERITGLVGRNGVGKSVLLSLLCGRLLPTKGSVYIKGKVGYYSQVPSKILNAPDTIAQFLGISEKIIALKAVQQGSSVQRDFDAIQDDWEVESRTRKALLSLRITNDLETRCTSLSGGQLAMLQLYRLFNSESDVLLLDEPTNHLDSIGREWLINRMASFAGSILLVSHDRELLNHVEAIYHLSTLGMEHYSGNYDFYLQQYQIQENALNRRIVGLKAEQKKIERQAQRNKEKMEQREAQGNRLRKSGSQPKVLLDGKKNKAEQSKSSVLNKNKNQLDRNKNKLAELQAKHELFKVQAFYLQQAQEQKKRTLLRVNNCKLNYGSVQELTVVIAQTERVHLDGYNGCGKSTFLQAIHGTNRDYSGEIDRFVDTVYLDQHFGVLDLSDTVLESVLKHSDLMLESTARTLLAGIGFRRDTVFRKVRHLSGGEKMKLSMLMVSHIKDSPLLLLDEPDNHLDIESKKALSIALNQYCGAFILVSHDPVFISSIEINKRWEMSA is encoded by the coding sequence ATGTCTGTAATTCAGACTCAACAATTGTCTTTTCAACTAGACACCGGAGAGTGGTTGATCCGTGATCTCAATGTCAATATTAGTGAGAGGATTACAGGGCTAGTAGGACGTAACGGAGTAGGGAAATCAGTGCTATTGTCTCTTTTGTGCGGCCGACTATTACCCACAAAAGGCAGCGTTTATATTAAGGGAAAGGTTGGGTATTACAGTCAAGTCCCTTCGAAAATATTGAATGCTCCAGATACTATTGCTCAGTTTTTAGGGATTTCAGAAAAAATTATCGCCTTAAAGGCTGTTCAACAAGGCAGTAGCGTACAACGAGATTTTGATGCCATTCAAGATGATTGGGAAGTAGAGAGTCGAACTCGCAAGGCACTATTATCACTGCGTATCACTAATGATCTAGAAACACGCTGTACAAGTTTGAGTGGTGGACAATTAGCGATGTTGCAACTATATCGCTTGTTTAACTCCGAGAGTGATGTCCTCCTGCTTGATGAGCCGACCAATCATTTAGATTCTATAGGGAGAGAATGGCTTATTAATCGCATGGCGAGCTTTGCAGGTTCGATTCTATTGGTTAGTCATGATAGAGAGCTTCTTAATCATGTTGAAGCTATCTACCACCTTTCTACGTTGGGAATGGAACACTATTCGGGGAATTATGATTTCTACCTGCAACAGTATCAAATTCAGGAGAACGCGTTAAACCGAAGAATCGTTGGCCTTAAAGCTGAACAGAAAAAAATAGAAAGACAAGCTCAGAGAAACAAGGAAAAAATGGAACAACGTGAAGCTCAAGGGAATCGGCTTCGAAAGTCCGGTAGTCAGCCAAAGGTCTTGTTGGATGGAAAGAAAAACAAAGCAGAACAGAGCAAATCTTCTGTACTTAATAAGAATAAAAATCAATTAGATAGAAACAAAAATAAGCTGGCTGAATTACAAGCTAAACACGAGCTATTTAAAGTGCAGGCATTTTACCTTCAACAAGCGCAGGAACAGAAAAAGCGTACCTTACTTAGAGTGAATAACTGCAAATTGAATTATGGTAGCGTTCAAGAACTGACGGTTGTGATTGCCCAAACAGAAAGAGTCCACCTAGATGGCTACAATGGTTGCGGTAAATCCACTTTTCTCCAAGCTATACATGGAACTAATAGAGATTATAGTGGGGAAATCGACCGGTTTGTAGATACTGTTTATCTGGATCAGCATTTTGGGGTTCTTGACCTCTCCGACACAGTACTAGAAAGTGTGTTGAAGCATAGCGATCTCATGTTAGAGAGTACAGCGCGTACACTCCTCGCAGGAATAGGGTTTAGACGTGATACTGTCTTTCGAAAAGTTAGGCACTTGAGTGGCGGCGAGAAAATGAAACTGTCAATGCTAATGGTTAGTCATATAAAAGACTCACCATTACTGCTATTGGATGAGCCAGATAATCATTTAGATATAGAGTCAAAAAAAGCGCTTTCGATAGCATTAAATCAATATTGTGGTGCGTTTATACTCGTGAGCCATGACCCTGTATTTATTAGTTCGATTGAGATCAATAAGCGGTGGGAGATGAGCGCCTAG